Proteins encoded by one window of Bacteroidia bacterium:
- the plsX gene encoding phosphate acyltransferase PlsX encodes MRIGVDIMGGDYAPLETTLGAIAALKDLSPQEVHLVLIGDEKKITEIIEGQGVNPKSFTIVNATEVIEMSDSATRAFSQKPNSGMAIGFGLLKQKKIDVFASAGNSGAMLVGSMFSVKAINGIQRPAISTILPQEDGSTGILLDVGANADCKPEVLQQFGLLGSLLAEHVYHIASPRVALMNIGEEEEKGNLLSQQAHQLLKNTKEINFIGNVEGRDLFNNKADVIVCDGFTGNVMLKEAESLYTLLKKRGIKDAYFDRFDYENYGGTPVLGVNGNVIIAHGISKSKAIKNMILLAKEVTEAHLAEKIATFFQNNVVNQTL; translated from the coding sequence ATAAGGATAGGAGTTGATATTATGGGTGGAGATTATGCTCCACTTGAAACAACCTTAGGTGCTATTGCAGCATTAAAAGACCTTTCACCTCAGGAAGTACACCTGGTTTTAATAGGTGATGAGAAAAAAATTACAGAGATAATTGAAGGACAGGGGGTCAATCCTAAGTCATTTACAATTGTAAATGCTACAGAGGTGATTGAAATGTCTGACAGTGCAACCCGTGCTTTTTCTCAAAAACCCAACTCAGGTATGGCCATTGGTTTTGGCCTGCTAAAACAAAAAAAGATTGATGTCTTTGCCAGTGCCGGAAATTCAGGCGCTATGTTAGTTGGCAGCATGTTCAGTGTTAAAGCTATTAACGGCATTCAACGACCTGCTATCTCAACCATATTACCACAGGAAGACGGATCAACAGGAATATTACTCGATGTTGGTGCCAATGCTGATTGTAAGCCCGAAGTATTGCAACAATTCGGATTGCTGGGTTCTCTGCTTGCAGAACATGTTTATCATATTGCATCACCACGAGTGGCATTGATGAACATTGGTGAAGAGGAAGAAAAAGGAAACCTGCTTTCGCAGCAGGCACATCAGTTACTTAAAAATACTAAAGAAATAAATTTTATCGGTAACGTTGAAGGGCGCGACTTGTTCAACAACAAAGCTGATGTCATAGTATGTGATGGTTTCACGGGCAATGTAATGCTTAAAGAAGCCGAATCACTTTATACGCTACTTAAAAAACGCGGCATAAAAGATGCATACTTCGACCGCTTTGATTATGAAAATTATGGTGGCACACCGGTGCTTGGTGTAAACGGAAATGTAATTATTGCACACGGCATTTCAAAATCAAAAGCCATCAAAAACATGATATTGCTTGCCAAAGAAGTTACCGAAGCTCATCTTGCAGAAAAAATCGCAACTTTTTTTCAAAACAACGTAGTTAATCAAACACTATAA
- the rpmF gene encoding 50S ribosomal protein L32 has product MPNPKHKHSKSRRDKRRTHYKAEAPTIAVCPTTGETHLYHRAYWHDGKMYYKGKVVLEKAV; this is encoded by the coding sequence ATGCCAAATCCAAAACACAAACACTCCAAGTCGAGAAGAGATAAGCGCAGAACACATTACAAAGCAGAAGCACCAACAATTGCCGTTTGCCCTACCACAGGAGAAACACATTTATATCATCGTGCCTACTGGCATGACGGCAAAATGTACTACAAAGGCAAGGTAGTTTTAGAAAAAGCCGTTTAA
- a CDS encoding DUF177 domain-containing protein: MSKYNLHYAGLKEGIHEFDYLLNQDFFDMFEHPIVQGAHVLIHLTVNKSATIVVLDIKAKGSVHVQCHRCLEEFEMPLDITKVIIVKTSGEDKEVDDDNIILADNAHDIHLAQHFYDVVSLAIPIKVTHPNNGCNEETLRTLEKYMVKNENTNDPRWDILKNVSNN, encoded by the coding sequence ATGTCGAAATACAACCTGCATTATGCCGGTTTAAAAGAGGGGATACATGAGTTTGATTACTTGCTGAATCAGGACTTTTTCGACATGTTTGAACACCCTATTGTTCAGGGAGCACATGTTCTTATTCATCTTACCGTAAACAAAAGCGCCACCATTGTGGTTCTGGACATTAAAGCTAAAGGCTCTGTACACGTACAGTGCCATCGCTGCCTCGAAGAATTCGAAATGCCGTTAGATATAACAAAGGTTATTATTGTTAAAACTTCTGGCGAAGACAAAGAAGTGGATGATGACAACATCATTTTAGCCGACAATGCCCACGATATTCATCTGGCACAGCATTTTTATGATGTAGTTTCATTAGCTATACCCATAAAAGTGACACATCCAAACAATGGCTGCAATGAAGAAACCCTTCGTACACTGGAAAAGTATATGGTGAAGAATGAAAACACAAACGACCCGCGATGGGATATTTTAAAAAATGTAAGTAACAATTGA
- a CDS encoding 7TM diverse intracellular signaling domain-containing protein, with the protein MDFLFYTEESKLFGLTIFVAIVTFQIVYVFVQWIIKHRRDYLYYIAYLFFVIVFGLSQYDNYLNFYLFSAIKEKYYEYVNLSVPLFCILLYFRFMREFLNLIQRRPDINAVVKNLEFFLIAYSFLSLFFIWLSFDMVVWQMIFNIVALTTIAAGLFIIINFLKKSIPLDRFALTGASLIAVGSLFDIILNFLEYRGFYIPFDKHLPLMICVIGELTTFTLGLAFKTQLVESEKLFAEKEFLTEKSEKQQLQLDILKLRNNLARELHDDIGAQLSLTRMLMSRARAVGNERVVDQSMQLLEESINKLRLVTNELENSTLQNDGFQKATENLLSTISEFQPIQCNFYTKGVEKRLHLDVEYQLFRITQELINNTLKYANASIISIIVLGDRDKFYFIYEDNGLGFDLKNTGRGKGLNNILQRVKELGTKTEFIAHPGGGMRCEFKINYEQSLQTA; encoded by the coding sequence ATGGATTTTTTGTTCTATACAGAAGAAAGTAAATTGTTTGGACTAACCATCTTTGTTGCTATAGTTACGTTCCAGATTGTGTATGTATTTGTGCAATGGATTATCAAACACAGAAGGGATTACTTGTATTATATTGCCTACTTGTTTTTTGTCATCGTTTTTGGATTAAGCCAATACGACAATTATTTAAATTTTTATCTTTTTTCAGCAATAAAGGAGAAGTATTATGAATATGTAAACCTTTCGGTACCGCTGTTTTGCATACTGCTTTATTTCAGATTTATGCGTGAGTTTCTTAACTTAATACAAAGGCGACCCGATATTAATGCAGTGGTAAAGAATCTTGAATTCTTTCTGATTGCCTATTCATTTCTGAGTTTGTTTTTTATCTGGCTTTCATTTGATATGGTTGTCTGGCAAATGATATTTAATATTGTTGCTTTAACTACAATTGCAGCCGGATTATTTATAATAATTAACTTTTTAAAGAAAAGTATTCCACTCGACAGATTTGCCTTGACCGGTGCATCATTGATTGCAGTGGGGTCGTTATTTGATATTATTCTTAACTTTCTTGAGTATAGAGGGTTTTATATTCCATTTGATAAACATCTGCCATTAATGATTTGTGTTATTGGCGAACTCACAACATTTACATTGGGACTGGCATTTAAAACACAGTTGGTCGAAAGTGAAAAACTATTTGCAGAGAAAGAATTCCTGACCGAAAAAAGTGAAAAACAACAGTTACAGTTAGACATTTTAAAGCTTAGGAATAATTTAGCGCGCGAACTTCACGATGATATTGGCGCACAATTATCACTTACCAGAATGTTGATGAGCAGGGCACGTGCTGTTGGTAATGAAAGAGTGGTTGATCAATCTATGCAGCTTCTTGAAGAGTCTATAAACAAACTGCGGTTGGTTACTAACGAATTAGAAAATTCAACATTGCAAAATGATGGCTTTCAGAAAGCAACTGAAAATTTACTCAGCACCATTTCAGAGTTTCAACCTATTCAATGTAACTTCTATACCAAAGGTGTCGAAAAACGATTGCATCTTGATGTTGAATATCAACTGTTCCGAATCACGCAGGAACTTATCAATAACACTTTAAAATATGCCAATGCTTCAATTATCAGTATCATTGTTTTGGGCGATAGAGATAAGTTTTATTTTATTTATGAAGACAATGGTTTGGGCTTTGATTTGAAAAATACCGGTCGTGGCAAAGGCTTGAATAATATTTTACAACGGGTAAAAGAGTTAGGTACCAAGACAGAATTTATTGCACATCCCGGTGGTGGCATGCGCTGCGAATTTAAAATTAACTATGAACAATCACTGCAAACAGCATAA
- a CDS encoding response regulator transcription factor, protein MELSNLKILIADDHTLFAEGLTYLLKEELPIESIEAVYNGKSAIGKVLNTDYDIIIMDVNMPFLNGIEACTEIKRFRTKTKVVFVSMKADMLTVAQALKAGADAYILKGNDHNDFKTAFKQIYNNEIFLSEQIKHYFQSDSPNQIRKSSIDCIDYSNKLISVREKEIIKLVCDGLTSDKIAEVLSISARTVDTHRNNILNKLKLNNIAALVRFALENKLVD, encoded by the coding sequence ATGGAACTAAGCAACCTAAAGATATTAATTGCTGACGACCATACACTTTTTGCCGAAGGTCTCACCTATCTTTTGAAGGAGGAGTTGCCAATAGAAAGTATTGAAGCGGTTTATAATGGAAAATCGGCAATTGGGAAAGTATTGAATACGGATTATGATATTATTATCATGGATGTCAATATGCCATTTTTAAACGGTATAGAAGCTTGTACAGAGATAAAGAGATTCAGAACAAAAACCAAAGTTGTTTTTGTGAGTATGAAAGCCGATATGCTGACAGTTGCACAGGCATTAAAAGCAGGTGCCGATGCTTATATATTAAAAGGAAACGATCACAATGACTTTAAAACAGCATTTAAGCAGATTTACAACAATGAAATTTTCTTAAGTGAGCAAATTAAACATTACTTTCAGAGTGATAGTCCTAATCAAATCCGCAAAAGTTCAATTGACTGTATAGATTATTCCAACAAGCTGATTTCTGTACGCGAAAAAGAAATTATTAAATTGGTTTGTGACGGTTTAACGAGTGATAAAATTGCTGAAGTGCTTTCTATCTCAGCCAGAACAGTTGATACACACAGAAACAATATCCTTAACAAACTCAAACTAAACAACATTGCAGCATTGGTTCGCTTTGCCTTAGAGAATAAGCTGGTGGATTAA
- a CDS encoding T9SS type A sorting domain-containing protein, whose amino-acid sequence MKKLILLILTFACTFCNAQTSEINRTNHWYFGEGIGIDYSSGSPVLDTSSSMFQREACAVMSDTAGNLLFYTDGDTIWNKNHIVMNNGFGLGCESSTNGAVIVPNPGNDSIYYLFTVDCWENIGNHGLRYSVINVNANGGTGAILQKNIQLFSPSSEQLAVTRHCNGIDYWVVMHHYNQNKFYSYLVTPSGVNAIPTISVVGDTLPVQNFIGNMGSMCFSPNGKKLCFVNGYIGARLFNFNLLTGEIDNMIVLSTVRYEYGCAFSPDNSKLYVTFSGYPTPGRYISQYDLTSNDSLLITSSKNIVFLVSYVHAPLEGLQLTEQGYIKVAFYYRDSIGVILNPNAYGAACNYQTFPLTFNGRLCKEQFPNFNTNYYNSNPYSCGIGIAETENTSIKFFPNPVSDRLTVTNLNRNYDSMLIYSIDGRYVLFKPIDNKEIAEIDTRQLSSGIYFIQLSSKSSTMKPIKFVKLNF is encoded by the coding sequence ATGAAAAAACTTATACTACTAATTTTAACTTTTGCTTGCACGTTTTGTAATGCACAAACATCAGAGATTAACCGAACAAATCACTGGTATTTTGGTGAAGGTATTGGCATTGATTACAGCAGTGGTTCACCCGTACTTGATACATCAAGTTCTATGTTTCAGCGTGAAGCTTGTGCTGTAATGAGTGATACAGCAGGCAATTTATTGTTTTATACCGATGGTGATACCATTTGGAATAAAAATCACATAGTAATGAATAATGGTTTTGGATTGGGCTGCGAAAGCAGTACCAATGGCGCGGTGATAGTACCTAATCCCGGTAATGACAGTATATATTATTTATTTACTGTTGACTGTTGGGAGAATATTGGGAATCATGGCTTACGGTATTCTGTTATAAATGTAAATGCAAATGGGGGAACAGGAGCCATATTACAAAAAAACATACAGCTTTTTTCACCAAGCAGCGAACAACTTGCCGTAACACGTCATTGTAATGGAATAGATTATTGGGTAGTAATGCATCATTATAATCAAAATAAATTTTATTCCTACTTAGTTACCCCTTCCGGTGTTAATGCTATACCAACAATATCTGTTGTCGGTGATACTTTACCGGTACAAAATTTCATTGGTAATATGGGTAGTATGTGCTTTTCCCCGAATGGGAAAAAGCTATGCTTTGTTAATGGGTATATAGGAGCAAGACTTTTTAATTTTAATTTATTAACCGGAGAAATTGATAATATGATTGTTTTATCTACCGTTAGATATGAATACGGATGTGCTTTTTCACCAGATAATTCAAAATTATATGTTACTTTTTCGGGCTATCCTACACCCGGAAGATATATTTCACAATATGATTTAACCAGTAATGATTCATTACTGATTACATCCTCAAAAAATATTGTATTTTTAGTAAGCTATGTACATGCTCCGCTTGAAGGGTTACAATTAACAGAACAAGGCTATATAAAAGTGGCTTTTTATTATCGGGATTCAATAGGAGTAATCCTAAACCCGAATGCTTATGGTGCTGCATGTAATTATCAAACATTTCCACTAACCTTTAATGGAAGATTATGTAAAGAACAATTTCCAAATTTTAACACCAACTATTATAATTCAAACCCTTATTCCTGTGGTATTGGTATTGCAGAAACAGAGAATACAAGCATAAAGTTTTTTCCAAACCCTGTTTCCGATAGGCTTACCGTAACCAATTTAAATAGAAATTATGATAGTATGCTTATTTATTCTATTGATGGCAGGTATGTTTTATTTAAGCCTATAGATAATAAAGAGATTGCTGAAATAGATACTCGTCAGCTTTCATCGGGTATTTACTTTATCCAATTGTCGTCAAAGAGTTCAACAATGAAACCAATAAAATTTGTTAAGTTAAATTTTTAA
- a CDS encoding tail fiber domain-containing protein yields the protein MKNKNLFKQLLVISSILFASQSDAQFVITPGTSNEFMGTDPIIRGVGIGPFPNTQTTNSALHVNTSYMLTSSNYPNINFGEVFRTTCVADISTFWRMERMKEENAVEYGMLYTLGAAEETELFFSPSNESGIHFYVQASYEDREADIYGDLRFNTGAHVTGYPPGIATPRMRILGSNGFVGIGDYRTFSPNYLLHQHNNDDGGTFHQFTTVQTGIAPNEGFRIGLDANANGELNLMNNTSDMHFLTNSTPRATILGTNGFTGIGNYTTFTPRSLLHQHDNNNANVFHQFTNGNTGSGNNTSGFRMGIEFVGGLTNRSDVWFRNWQNNGQFNFASNDNAGAQQRRIQIQNQVYLNNEVTRVKIIENDFFNLAYADSPPLSLLHIGHHWLPNAGGHRLWMDVGSYTCASSDQLYVGLKEATNSDNNPWTAHMDAVINWGDNIQGQEGADNLRVILTTPQVANNGDAGTVEGLEVMRLTPLGRIGIGNFDNVNGSGIQPLRRLEIYDEHVQNINFPTAIQFIPAPQLRLTFTPNVNVNLGINTDFQTMPTGDLFINPRNAGVNRFVGINTSTPLNTLEINSTAGVSPFPSGLRFTNLNSASANDITPNGKVLTVDGSGHVVMTDGGTGTVNSICTTQDIIARFDNTGNVIQCSDIYNNAASTSNNRIGFFTTNPRYKFQCEGTSFFTTNQVTPLTPNYGLQHPNSPVIIDSKSNEGLSILHTANGYNKDLMRIYGDNNMQYHIRMVGTPTGMNVANSLTIEHEDNGGNIESWLAFDPGTNTCVMQGNYSGSIPGNHSKLYVEAQNPIPTSSGNNMFDAIRAVNTNTVTVSTTRLTGVNAECVGTRLTAGQPIYNIGGAFKGSGANSSSSSNAFNYGVSGEAFGNNSMVNNYGGFFRSLGTGYSNCGVYSIAQNVSQLSYGIYTAARGGTSVNYGIYALSLSNNCINGNCSSAAGFFNGRVYATNNYYHTSDSTLKQNIVPAPQSDTLLNNLSIYKFNYDTLNNYGLSLEGGTHYGVIAQEVQQVLPQLVKNFLQPAEYDSSGAIISQQKDILAVNYTEFIPLLIAGYKSQAKEIDTLTSQLTTLQSRLDSLVMAVASCCNAPLLNQNNSSNQQTIELDNTPAIILGNDPNPFAENTTISWNIPQQDTKTINAMLVFYNQNGSILKSVKIHQAGAGSLLVYGSNLSSGQYSYSLVVNNKTIKTKQMVKVK from the coding sequence TTGAAAAATAAAAATTTGTTTAAACAATTATTGGTTATATCGTCAATATTGTTTGCATCACAGAGCGATGCACAGTTTGTGATAACTCCCGGAACTAGTAATGAGTTTATGGGGACAGACCCCATAATAAGAGGAGTAGGAATAGGACCATTTCCAAACACTCAAACAACTAACTCTGCTCTACATGTAAATACTTCCTATATGCTTACAAGTAGTAATTATCCAAATATTAATTTTGGCGAAGTATTCCGCACTACGTGTGTGGCAGATATAAGCACCTTTTGGCGCATGGAGCGGATGAAAGAAGAAAATGCCGTAGAGTACGGCATGTTATATACCTTAGGTGCGGCAGAAGAGACAGAGCTGTTTTTCAGTCCTTCCAATGAGAGCGGAATACATTTTTACGTACAGGCAAGTTATGAGGATAGAGAGGCAGATATTTATGGTGATTTGCGGTTTAATACCGGGGCTCATGTAACAGGTTATCCGCCCGGCATAGCCACCCCGCGCATGAGAATATTGGGCAGTAATGGTTTTGTAGGCATAGGTGATTATAGAACGTTTTCACCAAATTATCTGCTGCATCAGCATAATAATGATGATGGCGGCACATTTCATCAGTTTACCACCGTTCAAACAGGCATAGCACCAAATGAAGGATTCAGAATAGGACTTGATGCCAATGCCAATGGTGAGTTAAACCTGATGAATAACACCTCAGACATGCACTTTTTAACCAACTCAACACCGCGTGCTACTATTCTTGGTACAAATGGGTTTACCGGAATTGGTAATTATACCACTTTCACACCCCGAAGTTTATTGCATCAGCATGATAATAATAACGCAAATGTATTTCATCAGTTTACAAACGGAAATACAGGTAGCGGAAACAATACCAGCGGATTCAGAATGGGAATTGAATTTGTTGGCGGGCTTACAAATCGTTCTGATGTATGGTTTAGGAACTGGCAAAATAACGGACAATTTAATTTTGCTTCAAATGACAATGCAGGCGCACAGCAAAGGCGAATTCAAATTCAAAACCAGGTTTATCTTAACAACGAAGTTACAAGAGTGAAAATCATTGAAAATGATTTTTTTAATCTTGCTTATGCTGATAGTCCTCCTCTCTCTCTTTTGCATATAGGGCATCATTGGCTACCTAATGCTGGAGGCCACCGCCTGTGGATGGACGTGGGAAGTTATACCTGCGCAAGCAGCGATCAGTTGTATGTAGGATTGAAAGAAGCAACAAATAGTGATAACAATCCCTGGACTGCTCATATGGATGCTGTTATTAACTGGGGCGATAACATACAAGGACAAGAGGGCGCGGATAACTTAAGAGTGATACTTACTACGCCTCAGGTAGCAAATAACGGTGATGCAGGAACTGTAGAAGGTCTTGAAGTTATGAGACTCACACCACTGGGAAGAATAGGAATTGGAAATTTTGATAATGTTAATGGCTCAGGAATCCAACCTTTACGCAGATTAGAAATTTATGATGAGCATGTCCAGAATATTAATTTTCCAACCGCTATCCAATTTATTCCTGCGCCCCAGTTGAGGCTTACATTTACTCCAAATGTGAATGTAAACCTAGGGATAAATACAGATTTTCAAACTATGCCTACTGGCGATCTTTTTATTAATCCTCGCAATGCAGGGGTAAATCGTTTTGTAGGCATTAATACTTCTACACCCCTGAACACGCTCGAAATAAATTCCACAGCAGGCGTTTCACCATTCCCTTCGGGCTTACGGTTTACCAATCTTAATTCAGCCTCCGCAAATGATATTACTCCCAATGGCAAAGTGCTTACAGTCGATGGTTCTGGTCATGTGGTGATGACTGATGGTGGCACAGGCACTGTCAACAGCATCTGCACCACACAGGATATTATAGCCCGGTTTGACAATACGGGAAATGTTATTCAATGCAGCGATATTTACAACAATGCAGCTTCTACTTCTAATAACAGAATAGGTTTTTTTACTACCAATCCACGTTATAAATTTCAATGTGAGGGGACATCTTTTTTTACAACAAACCAAGTTACACCACTTACTCCAAACTATGGCCTACAACACCCAAATTCACCTGTTATAATTGACTCAAAAAGTAATGAAGGCCTTTCTATTTTACACACAGCTAATGGATATAATAAAGATTTAATGCGAATTTATGGTGATAACAATATGCAATATCATATTCGAATGGTAGGCACACCCACAGGAATGAATGTAGCCAACAGCTTAACAATAGAACATGAGGATAACGGTGGAAACATTGAAAGTTGGTTAGCTTTTGATCCCGGTACAAACACTTGTGTAATGCAAGGAAATTATAGTGGTTCTATACCCGGCAATCATTCAAAATTATATGTGGAGGCGCAGAACCCAATCCCGACCTCCTCAGGAAACAACATGTTTGATGCAATAAGAGCGGTTAACACAAATACTGTCACTGTTTCAACAACAAGGTTAACAGGAGTAAATGCCGAATGTGTTGGAACACGCTTGACTGCAGGTCAACCTATTTATAATATTGGTGGGGCGTTCAAGGGTTCGGGAGCAAATTCATCCTCTTCATCTAATGCGTTTAATTATGGTGTTTCAGGAGAAGCTTTTGGAAACAATTCAATGGTTAATAACTATGGCGGATTTTTTCGAAGTTTAGGAACAGGTTATAGCAACTGTGGTGTTTATAGTATAGCACAAAATGTAAGTCAGCTTAGCTATGGTATTTATACTGCAGCAAGAGGTGGTACTTCAGTTAATTATGGCATTTACGCACTTTCACTTAGCAATAATTGTATTAATGGAAATTGCTCAAGTGCAGCAGGATTTTTTAATGGAAGAGTTTACGCCACCAATAATTATTACCATACCAGTGATTCTACATTAAAACAGAACATTGTTCCTGCACCACAAAGCGATACTTTGCTCAACAATTTATCAATTTATAAATTTAATTACGACACACTCAATAATTATGGTCTTTCATTAGAAGGCGGTACTCATTATGGTGTAATTGCACAGGAAGTACAACAAGTATTGCCACAATTAGTAAAGAATTTCTTGCAGCCTGCCGAGTATGATTCATCAGGTGCAATAATCAGTCAACAGAAAGATATTCTTGCAGTAAACTACACGGAGTTTATACCGCTGCTGATAGCAGGATATAAAAGTCAGGCTAAGGAGATAGACACCTTAACCAGCCAATTAACTACATTGCAAAGCAGGCTCGATTCGTTGGTTATGGCGGTAGCCTCATGCTGCAATGCGCCCTTGTTAAATCAAAACAATAGCAGCAATCAACAAACCATAGAGCTGGATAACACACCGGCAATCATATTGGGCAATGACCCCAATCCATTTGCAGAAAACACCACCATCAGTTGGAACATTCCACAACAGGATACAAAAACAATAAATGCCATGCTTGTTTTTTACAATCAGAACGGCAGCATATTAAAGTCGGTTAAAATACATCAGGCAGGAGCAGGCTCGCTGTTGGTTTATGGCAGCAATCTTTCATCGGGTCAATACAGCTATTCGTTGGTGGTCAATAATAAAACCATTAAAACCAAACAAATGGTAAAGGTAAAATAG
- a CDS encoding DUF1800 domain-containing protein — protein MTENENFKNLKHLYNRAGFGLHYSELQKLCRTKLNKVVSDMIEKAKVDMPLTTIAPDHIKSVMLKNAGLTKKEGLSPEQLKERQKLLVSLNKQLKNLNTEWVFRMMDTDSPLREKMTLFWNNHFACREEGNPYFAQVLNNIQRKNALGDFKILLIEVSKSASMLNFLNNQQNKKGRPNENFARELMELFTLGRGNYSEKDIKESARAFTGWSHDAAGNFEFNPKNHDNGIKAFFGKEGNFSGEDIIDMILQKPEAAIFIARKAYRFFVNDVPNETHVQELGNHFFKNKYNISALMNKMFTSEWFYAPENTGNKIKSPVELIVGLSRQFNVTYKRQEIILQLQRGLGQTLFYPPNVAGWAGGRNWIDSSSLMLRLTIPSQILNDGSINFSAKTDPDDENIVAMKQMDDAALEAKKGSSRIEINWEKFWAEFPEGYTIQQIADYILQCKPSSQLNEIIKNSVDKKNTIIKTVCTPEYQLC, from the coding sequence ATGACGGAAAACGAAAATTTTAAAAATCTTAAGCATCTTTATAACCGTGCGGGTTTTGGATTACACTATTCTGAATTGCAAAAACTGTGTCGCACAAAGCTGAATAAAGTTGTTTCTGACATGATTGAAAAAGCAAAGGTTGATATGCCATTAACAACTATTGCTCCGGATCATATTAAATCAGTGATGCTTAAAAATGCAGGACTTACAAAGAAAGAAGGCTTATCACCGGAGCAACTAAAGGAGAGGCAAAAACTTTTAGTGAGTCTGAACAAGCAACTTAAAAACTTGAATACAGAATGGGTCTTCCGCATGATGGATACAGACAGTCCGCTGCGTGAAAAAATGACCTTGTTTTGGAACAATCACTTTGCCTGCCGCGAAGAAGGTAACCCATATTTTGCACAAGTGCTCAACAATATTCAGCGCAAAAATGCATTAGGCGATTTTAAAATATTGTTGATTGAAGTGTCGAAGTCTGCATCCATGTTGAATTTCTTGAATAATCAGCAAAATAAAAAAGGCAGACCTAATGAAAATTTTGCTCGCGAGTTAATGGAGTTGTTTACACTTGGTCGTGGTAACTATTCAGAAAAAGATATCAAGGAGTCGGCACGGGCGTTTACCGGTTGGTCACATGATGCAGCAGGAAACTTTGAGTTCAACCCCAAAAATCATGACAACGGAATAAAAGCGTTTTTTGGAAAAGAAGGTAACTTCAGTGGTGAAGATATTATTGATATGATTTTGCAAAAACCCGAAGCTGCTATTTTCATTGCTAGAAAAGCGTATCGCTTTTTTGTTAACGATGTGCCAAACGAAACACATGTGCAGGAATTGGGAAATCATTTTTTCAAAAACAAATACAATATTTCTGCGCTGATGAATAAAATGTTTACCTCAGAATGGTTTTATGCTCCTGAAAACACAGGTAATAAAATTAAATCTCCTGTAGAGCTAATTGTGGGACTAAGTCGTCAGTTTAATGTTACCTACAAAAGGCAGGAAATTATCTTGCAACTGCAAAGAGGATTAGGTCAAACTTTATTTTACCCACCTAATGTGGCAGGTTGGGCAGGTGGTCGTAACTGGATTGACAGTTCATCATTGATGTTACGATTAACTATTCCATCTCAGATTCTTAACGATGGCAGTATTAATTTTTCAGCTAAAACCGACCCTGATGATGAAAACATTGTTGCAATGAAACAAATGGATGATGCGGCATTGGAAGCAAAAAAGGGAAGTTCAAGAATAGAAATTAACTGGGAAAAATTTTGGGCAGAATTTCCGGAAGGTTATACAATACAGCAAATAGCAGACTATATTCTGCAATGTAAGCCAAGCTCACAGTTGAATGAAATCATCAAAAATTCTGTGGACAAGAAGAATACAATTATAAAAACCGTATGCACTCCCGAGTATCAATTATGCTGA